The DNA region tttatttgtataaaataaaaagataatataattaatgcggaatatatataaataattcaatatttaagaaaataaagaatttttaaaatataaatatagacAACATagtttttaaataaaatataatttatttttatttcatcaCTACACTtgattaatatatatatatatatatatatatatgtatatataagatTTAAACTGGTAggtataatattttcataaaaaaataaataaaactTAACCACGCAAATATGTCTTAttggtatatatatatattttttaaatataaacatagAGTAAAATTTTTGTATGCTTCAATTATACacttttaataaattttcCTCATACGCGtgtaatattatgtatatatattatatatatgtccattaaaaaaaaactaataatttaaaaaattttttattaatagacaatatttttatttaaaaataaaaagaaatattttcataaaagCAAATAATAACgtataaaattttttttttttttttttttttaaggatacttttttatcatcttaatagttcttattttattattttgtaaatcatttatacttgacaaaaaagaaaaagtCACTTCTGtttctatataaatatatatatatatatatatatttatttatttatttatatatattatattcgTTGATTTATTCTAAACGATAAATTTTAGTAGAGacaaaaaatttattttattgaatataaaaataatatatatatatatatatatatatatatttatttatttaacCTTTTCATGAATGAGtataataatgttaataTGGAACAGGAGaaggaagaaaaaaaggaGGAAGAgaaatataagaatattataaagaaggagtatgtatatatatatatatatatatatatatgtttatattttactATGTGTTGTTTTGTTATtctataaaatatataaatctgtatttttcaaaaaatttatgttatcatatatatatatatatatatttatatttatttatttatattttatatgttttgTATACTTGTATATTATTCTAATCTCCTTTCagatattttatatttcctCGATTATATGacaaaaataaagaaatagaatataataaattaaggatacataatataaaagaatatatttgtattcACCTGACCGTATCTctatttattattcttatagAATGTTTTGTATTTACCTTcagtaaaaaataaataaaataaaataaaataaaataacaaaatgaacaaaattttatataaatatttttttatttttttgtactCGTTTTTAGATttgaatataaaagataCGATATCCATGGAAATATGTGTAGTAATATTTTCCATTTTGAATTGTTTAATGCATATTGTTGtcttaataaaaatgtatttcTTTACATCTGAAAATGTGTATATTAAAGGGGTATTCATTGGATATATACTTTTAGTAAGTTTATCATAAGtaaaataaagaaaaaacaaataaacaGACACAAACACAAAaacacacatatatatatatacatatatatatatataacacTTATTTGTAGAATCAGatttttcaatttttatctttatatttctttaccaaaagaaatgaagaaaacaaaaatgatattgctcatttgaaatattatgaCAACAGATTTAATTTGTATCTGCACTTTTTTGTGGACTCTGTTTTTATTCTTTGTTTACCAGCATTAAGGtaattcataatatatatatatatatatatatatatatatatatatatttatatatatatatttatttatatatatatttatttatttatttatttatatatttatttttattttgttgaACCTTTAGCTTTTGCCTGTCCGTTTTCTTTATGATCATGTTCGTTTGCCTAAATATGCTACTTATTAATATCGTCAAATTTAATAAAGTAAGTTATGGTAGCGATATTTATCACATGTGCTTGCTAAGCGTAGTGCTGTTGATGGTTTTCATATTGCGTTATATGATGGAAGAGAGAAAtagattattatttttctttataaaaGATATGATGTTAGATAATTATAGAAAATGGTATGCTGAATGTATGGGAGGTCATTATGATAAGGATAAAGATTCTATGACAGTAGAtgttgataataataaatataagaaggagaatgatgaaaattataaatttttattttctaataaatgtatattgTTTCATGATTTTACTCTTAATGGTTGTTATAAAGATTATTATTCGAtgatttcttttttaagaaaattGTTAAAAACATGTAATTtgaaagaaaatataaatgagAATACTAGTGTTAATATTAATGGGTATAGATATGAGAATATGAATtgtgatgataatataaattcgaatatacataaaaattataattcatgttatgaagaattaaaaaagaatttaaaTGAGTCAGATATATTAACTATAGCATATGAAGTAGAAGTAttgaagaatataaaaaaaataaattctGATGAAATAGGAAAAAATTGGgattattcatttattgATTCTGAATATGGAAAATCAACTTTAGTTATATTAGAAGTGGGTTATCATTTGATAAGTCcatatatagaaaataatgagaataaaagaaagaaattacaattatttttattattaattaatagTATGTATTTTCCTAATCCATATCATAATGCAAATCATGGTGCTACTGTATGTCATTTATCAAAATGTTTAGCTCATATAACAGATTATGATAgttatttaaataatacatatatgaTATGTTATTTAATAGCATCTATAGCACATGATGTAGGACATCCTGGAAAAACAAATTCGTATCTCTCTGAAACaaatcatatattatcaatacGATATAATGATATGAGTATATTAGAAAATTATCATTGTAGTATAacattttctatattaCAACTTATAGGTTTCgattttttaataaataatgaagataCTAAATTAgttgaaaaaaataaatatacaaatatgaGGAAGTTTATTATTGAACTAATTATATCTACTGATATGAAATTACATTTTGAATATGTAgacatatttaaaaaaagaaaaaaaagtcAAAACTTTGATATAAGTGATAGGGACGCAATTAATTTGGGAACTATAAATATTAAGCTAGCTGATATTGGACATACATGTTTGAAATGGAAAGATCATGCAAAGTGGACTATGTTGGTAAGTGAAGAATTCTTTTCTCAGAAGAAGGTCGAGGAGTTACACAAGAACAAAAATAGAGgtaacaaaaataaataaaatattataaaaaaaaaaaaaaaaaatgtaaacTAAATGGTATTCTGAAAGGGGATGGAAATATGattcttataaaaaatatatatatatatatatatatatatatatatatatatatatatatatatttatatttatattttttttattttttttattttttttattttttttttttttatttttttatttttttattttttttatttttttttttttttgaaagACCCCTTAAATTTCCCCCATTTTGGAAAAGAGGAAAATATAGATGAAGGAATGATTTttaattatgaaaatatatacataaattatataaataatataaacaacataaatacatatgattatagttatattaaattaaattttattcatCATCATGATTTTGTCAAAAGTATTCCTAGTACTCAAGTTTACTTTTTTGAAATTATTGTCATGCCATTAATTAAAGAACTTCAATCAATGGAAAAAgcaaaaaaagaaattacACAAAAAGTTTTACACAACcttaatattaatttaaaaacTTGGAGACttattgaaaaaaatattaatttattttataacaCAGAAAAAATGACTGGAACagattattataaaaatttagaGAAACAAAAGTTATTAAGGGGAATACGATTGTTGGATATAGCTGAGGAAGACGTCATATCACTAACCGAAAATtttaaagaagaaataaaacAGGAAAAATCATGatactatttttttaaatcgCAATAGAAATTTTAAACaagacaaaaaaataaaatataaaatataaaatataaaacataaaacataaaaacaataaagAGGAAATCAAAACAAGGGgaaatatttcttttatatataaaaaatattataaaaagtattatttaacaaaatatgttttattaacatatctattgtattttcattttcaaaatgaatatatgtctgaacatatatatcatttcatttttctgttgtttataaaaatgatacTTTACTGATATATGAATGAgtttaaacatatatatatttatatgtttcttttcttttcttttcttttttttttttttttcattatctAATATTCTTTCGACAACATATCAAAGTGTATTTAATcgaataatatatttgttctatatatatatatatatatatatatgtaacTGTTAAAGTTTgtaaaataagaaaaaaaaaaaaaaatttatataaataaatatatttatatatatatatatatatacatttcattataaataaCTTTTTAATACGCATAATTTTAACATATTGTTgtttttcaaaataataaatattattcgtatttaaaaaaaaaaaaaatatatgtatacatgtctatatatattgtgtcaaattttataacacataaaatattatataacaattttcatttaattaGTGTTTGCTTTTTtatcattcatatatttaacatAATCATCCTTAATCATGTTTATTCTTTCATTGTAGTATGTTCTATCTTCATCATCTAAAAACTCgtcatttttttcttttagtttttttaaaataaattcttCCCTTTCACTTTTGTTCCTTAGCTTTCTCCAGTCGATATAGCTTATATGGATAACATTATAGCctgaaaaaataaatcataaaaataagaataaatatgtaaaacaataaattaatataaaaataaaaatatacatatatatattcacatatatatataataaataattaggaatatatttttttttattttatatatttataattttatttcctttttgtTGATTATACCTAGCTTCGTTAATATCCTGTGCTTTAATTTTGTGTATGTGGTGTATCGATTACTGTTTGCATAAAAATGAGAAGGGCCATCAACTTCTATAGCTATAGGTCTATCATCTGCAAAAAGTGAATTTTCctcatttttattttcgTGTTCATTTTCTGTTCTTTCGTTttgatttttattatcGCTAGCTGTTTTTAATGGACTAGCTAATTTTTCAGTTATTAATTTGATAAGTTTTAATTTCTCTTGTTTTTCTTCTTCTGTTAAATTTTCATCTACTTCAAAAACGTTAGGAAtatcttcttcattttctatCCATTCAGAGGATGAATTTTTATCACTACATCTATTCTTATCATCttgatttattttatcactacatctatttttatcatcttgatttattttattattatcattgATGTCATTTTCCATATTGTTCTTTTcagaattttttttatttaattccTCGTTCATTACAATATCATcattaatttcttttacattttctttttcctttatatttttttctacatgttcatatatatgttcgtgtgatttattatttataaaattatcCTTATCATTTAAATGCATGTcattgtttatattatcatcatatgAATACTCTTGTGAATgattatctttatttttattatcagaatgattgttatatatatttttatcctttatatattcttccTTTGTTCTTCTATTTTGATGATTATAAGATGACATGTTGgaatgtatattatattctttattatgattataattcatataattataatcaCAATTATCATTCTTATTACATTTTTCATCTACATTTTTGATAGGTTgcatattttcttttctcTCATTCAAATCCTCCATTTTGTTATTTGATGTAGAGTCATTGTATATACTGTgtatattatcaatattgacattattattactactactattattattattattattattattataattattattccCTCCCTTTAGATAATCTAATGTATGACTGTCATCATTaccatttttattatccttattataatcctgttcataaaataattcatCATTTATTTCTGTTTGTgtcatattattttccatCTGATTCATATTATGATTCACATAAAATGTANNNNNNNNNNNNNNNNNNNNNNNNNNNNNNNNNNNNNNNNNNNNNNNNNNNNNNNNNNNNNNNNNNNNNNNNNNNNNNNNNNNNNNNNNNNNNNNNNNNNNNNNNNNNNNNNNNNNNNNNNNNNNNNNNNNNNNNNNNNNNNNNNNNNNNNNNNNNNNNNNNNNNNNNNNNNNNNNNNNNNNNNNNNNNNNNNNNNNNNNNNNNNNNNNNNNNNNNNNNNNNNNNNNNNNNNNNNNNNNNNNNNNNNNNNNNNNNNNNNNNNNNNNNNNNaaaaaaaaaaaaaaataataatatacaatataaagtaagcttatatatatatatatatatgtatatattttacatatacgtattattttttgtaatcTTTATAAAACttagatatatatactataatatttatattataattattatatgattatatatatatatatatatatatatatatatatatatttttctatccatttttttggaaaaaagaagaaatgAAAAGTGTACCCAcatatacttttatattaatttctATTTCCATACTTTGGTCACActatattacatataaatgtGAAACATATGAGATTATGTAActatttaaaataataaataaaataaaaaaaaaaaaaaaaaaaaaagggaaTATTCTATCAATAAAATGGTGAAATAAGCCctcacatatatataaagattatatatatatgtatatatatatatttatttatttaatataatgtatTGTTGTTATACTTTTTCGTTTtgattttttatattttatattttaattttttgtattttatattttaattttttgtattttatattttaattttttgtattttattttttatttatatttttgaatttataatttttgtttttaagAGATGAGGAGAAATATCTCCATCCTTAAATaccatatattttacaagTATGCATTAAAACCCACATGGTTCAAAGAATATAGAAAGAATGAAGTGAACgttttttttcttttcgATAGTAAgagaaatattatatcagGAAATATTTcagaaaataaagatacaaaaataaaacatgTGGAGGACACAACATTAAAAAGtgtaaagaaaaataaaaatgtgcaagaagaagaaaatgatgaagatgTGTATGTATTAAATGGAAAACCTTTATATGCACagaagaataaaaaaaataaagatgaaatcaaaaataaagtgtcttctttaaaaaaaattaaatatttaacaaatacagataatttattttatgcTAGATTAAATGAAAGTTTAAGTAAaacgaaaaaaaataaaacagataaaaaagatataatagaaaaaaaaacatttaataataatgatcaAATAATTGAAGAAatagaatataaaaatgttaagGATGAACATaacaaagaaaaaaatatatcaagttatatatatagtaataATCAAAATACAACATGtgttgataatataaaaagtgatatatataatgaacGAACTACTAATAGTCATAAAAACacacataaaaatgataatgttattattaataataataataataataaatatacagAAAACATACAACTTCAAAACACGCCAATGTTCTTAGGAAAGTTTGTGAATCTTGctaataatattcaaatTAATGAGAACAAATTACATATAGAAAAGAAACATGATAcattaaaaacaaataatatatataatagtaaagaatcaaatgaaaaagaagttaataaaattaattctaataaatctaataatgaatataatgAACAGAGTAATGATTCTTATATTGAAAAATTGCctaatgataataaaaatataaaacaagatatttttgaagttttaaagaaaataaataatgaaaatgataaaaaagGAATGCAAAAATTcttaaataattttttattatataaaaataatagcCCTTCAAATATTTTAGGAAATTTCGTTAGTTTCtatttttgtaatatattaagtgaagatttaaaagatttaaaatattcttattatgATGGAGTAAAATTATGTGTTAATACCTTCTTAAATTctttaaaagaattaaatgaaaatcAAATATCTAAAATGACAAATATCTATTTAgaagaatattttttaaatatattccgtattttaaaagataataatcttaattttcattttgatAATTTAGAAATAACCAATATCAAATTATTAAgtgtatataatatattagGTTTAATTCGAAATATTAATGGGAAAAgaaatattcaaaaaaaaaaaaatatcaaaaagttcttatatcaatatatatgtattgataataaagatgtcgctttattaaaaagtaaaaatagaataaaattcttatcaaatattataaaaaatggaGTTACTACACGTATGCATATATTAGTAACATTGTCTTATGATTTATCTTCATACGATAATAGTTCCtcaaatattattacaaaaaataatattaaaaatacaaCCATGGAATTAATATTTGAAAACCAATTGGAAAATCCGAACTTTTCTATACAATCTAATGAAActttaaatttaaaatcATCAGGCTGGTATTTGGTAGACATCAAtcaaatattaaatgaGAACTTGCCTTATGAATGATAGCAActattttgatatataaaaaaaaatatatatatatataatatgtatatttttttgaagtGTGTTCATTCCATGCGATCTTTAAGAAAAGAACACAtaactaaaaaaaaaaaattaaataattaaaatgaatataatttttttacaaaaaagatttacgaaaaaaaaaaaaaaaattaaaaaagcAACAAACtaaaatttaaatgatatattaaatatgtaaaatatatatatatatatatatatatatatatatatatatatatatattagtGTTATTCcatttcatttattattcaaCGAATGGAAGCTTCATATAAAAGACATCCTCCGataatttattcatttCTTCAAGCTCAGGTAAATTCTTATGTAGTTCTGTGGCATCTATATGTGTTTTCTGTTCTTCTTCATATTCTTTGTCAACTTCATCCaatttgtttttctttttctgCTTTTCTAAATCCCtacaaaatgaaatatgaagaattatgtaatttaaatattatataaaattataaaattatgataattttaaaatatcctcatatttttaaacatgcaaaatatgtaaaaacatcatcatcattattattattaaccGTTCAGGTAACTAGCTAAAATGTAGCTAAAACATGACATGATTTTACCTTTACATGTTCATgttaaaagaaaaaaagagaaatacacacacaaaaaaaattattcatatatatatatatatatatatataaattatttgcACATATTGAAAACTTACTcttttatcatatataatatttttctaatttGATTATTTTCTACATCATAAAGAGAGGAATGAAAATTTTCCTCTTCCTGAGTTGATCCTTccataatatttttttttgatttcTTCAAAACTTGTGCTCTTAAAGTGTTAAGTTCTTCTTCACTAAAGGGTTGCACATCCTTTGCTGAATTTTCATAGAGGTTAATAGTTTCTTCTGcaagaatataaataataccAATTTTGTCATTGTCTTTATGTTTAgagaattttttttttaaaattaattcttttatataatcaatGGGAAATCTAAAATTCCTgtattcttttattaataattctttGATATTATCGTTTACATTTAGATTTAGTATGTGTTCCTTTTTAATTGGTTTTtgattatttaatataagGTTCATCCTTCCAATTTGATTATCATATGAACATggataaatatataatctattttttaatttcttgAGATCTTGTAAAACATAATTTAATTCACTGACATTAAGTTTCTTTACTTTATCCCATAAGAgtttattaaaattttgtATGTTTTGTAAATTTAGTTGATTAGGTTTTTCTAGAGCAATATCAAAAATGGTTGATAACAATTCTTGACAGTCTGTTTGTAGAAGTTCTTTATAAGAATTTTCGTTGGATGAAAAATAATCAGATACAATTTgtctatatattttataattctCTTCTCCTAAATATGTAAGAATATAATGTTCACGAATACTTGAATAATTTACATAAGATTTATTAAAACCTGAAAGATAATTATcagatatatttttcaataatttgaaatttttatcaatattgtttttatttaatcTATATTCAGTATCTTTATGTAATTCTGCtttcataaaataaatatcatatttttcaaagAACAGTTCTTCAAATGTAATTtgattaatatttttgtttaaataTTCGATGGAAGATTTCTTATTTTCATGCCCTTGATTATTTTGTAGGACATTATTTGTGTCTATATTTGTGTCTATATTTGTGTCTATATTTGTATCTATATTTGTATCTATATTTGTATCAATATTTGtatcaatatttttatctgTATTTGTATCAATATTTGTATCAATATTTGTGTGTTCCTTCATATTACCTTCGTTgatatcttttttttttttttttttttctttttgtttgATTTCTTGATGTAACATATGTTGttcttctttatatttCGAAGGTAGAACATATGAAtctttatcttttttaaaaaaagtgttatatatatttataatagcgctatttgataaattaaatacATTTCTTATACTTTGTCTCTTAACATTTTCAAATCTACAAAAGAAGATATCTCCTActtttaaattttcatGATCAATATAACGTTTTTCTATTAATGTGATAACATCTTTTTCAACAACATTTGGAAGTTTTGATTTgtcattatttttatttttttcttgattttttataacatcTGTAAGTATATCTGTTTTCAAAATTTTTGTAGAAAGaataacaaaattattGAAGAATGCTAAAACTTTTGAAGGATATCTTAATTTTACATCGTAattaatacaaatattatttttattcgtaatttgtttaataatatcataaatatttttattaatattttctgAATGAACCATAGATccttcatatatatttctgTCTACAGTTTTGTTGATAATTCTTACGTAAAGTAatttttctcttttataaatataatcatcaacattaatatattttagaGCATCTACATCTTTACAACCATAATATTGATCTTTAAATTGTTTAAATTTATCTAAataatcttttttttttttagccatatttttattatatatacttttatatCTACTATTATCACTACTATTAGgatcattattattgttacTATCAATATCTTTACTgtttatatcatttaaataattctttccagtttgaatatttttttcctttgcatttatttcttcattcATTAGATTTTTATTTGCATATCCCtttgttatattttgattCACTGAATCATCCatatttgtaaaatatttattgaATTCATGTGTTAatactttattttttaaataatcaaaatTTCTAAGTATATTTCttgtattaataatattgtgTGATTTAATTTTAACTCTTATAGTAgcatttttattttcaaaaattttaacaataatattatttccATTATTACAATAATCTATTACTTCAGctttaaaataattattttcaaataaattTTCTTGGAGTATAGTATGTTGTATATCTTCTAATTTTTGGTTTAATACATTTTCTGGATATTTATCAAGAGACAAGAAAACGTAttctaattttttatttacatcTATAATGTATGCACTTAATCTTTTggaattattattatatattttttcattatttatatttttactttttttttttttgtcatcatatttttcattcaattttttattataataagtgtccaaatttttatgtaattGATCAGAGAgatttaatttttcatcataAAGTAGATAACCTTTAATACaatcatttattaaaacaatataatatttatttcttacattttttaaaatttttataaaaatttttttttccataatttttaattcgTTAAGTTTATCAAAAATTTTATCTTTCCTTTTACTAATTTCATTACAATATAATTCTCCTAATATTTCGTCATTTTTTTCGTTCACATCTTTTATCAGAACAACACAAGGGTTGATCTCctttttataatgattTTGAATATCTTTATGTTCCtcttttatttctttatagTTCTTCTCATTtgttaatttattatatagtAGATCATCTATTAAATTTCGATCATACAAATAATCATAAAGTAGtttattttctaataaataattgttttccttttttataacaaCATTTCTAtctttatcttttaattttatatatatatcattatctttaatatcataaatatatccTAGTTTTATTTGCCCCACgtgaatattatttatatgttcatttaatttattaatgCGATTAGatattttacttttatttcTAATGTTTGATGAAAACACTTTTCTTGCATCCTCTTTCTTATTTATAAGAAATGCTTTTgatatattcttatttttataaatacCATAACATTGGAAGAAACAAAAAACaggaaagaaaaaaaagaaggCAAAGAAAGGGGCTTGgaatattttcattatatttcaATCATACTGTCACAAGtcatatttaaaaaaaaaaaaaaaaaatcaaaagGATCTTAAAATggtaattatatataacaaaataatatatataaatatattatatatatgtatatttatttatatgtatgatttatttatttattttatttttttttttttaataattttccaaatgatatatttttatata from Plasmodium gaboni strain SY75 chromosome 14, whole genome shotgun sequence includes:
- a CDS encoding putative phosphodiesterase delta; amino-acid sequence: MNEYNNVNMEQEKEEKKEEEKYKNIIKKEYFIFPRLYDKNKEIEYNKLRIHNIKEYICIHLTVSLFIILIECFVFTFNLNIKDTISMEICVVIFSILNCLMHIVVLIKMYFFTSENVYIKGVFIGYILLNQIFQFLSLYFFTKRNEENKNDIAHLKYYDNRFNLYLHFFVDSVFILCLPALSFCLSVFFMIMFVCLNMLLINIVKFNKVSYGSDIYHMCLLSVVLLMVFILRYMMEERNRLLFFFIKDMMLDNYRKWYAECMGGHYDKDKDSMTVDVDNNKYKKENDENYKFLFSNKCILFHDFTLNGCYKDYYSMISFLRKLLKTCNLKENINENTSVNINGYRYENMNCDDNINSNIHKNYNSCYEELKKNLNESDILTIAYEVEVLKNIKKINSDEIGKNWDYSFIDSEYGKSTLVILEVGYHLISPYIENNENKRKKLQLFLLLINSMYFPNPYHNANHGATVCHLSKCLAHITDYDSYLNNTYMICYLIASIAHDVGHPGKTNSYLSETNHILSIRYNDMSILENYHCSITFSILQLIGFDFLINNEDTKLVEKNKYTNMRKFIIELIISTDMKLHFEYVDIFKKRKKSQNFDISDRDAINLGTINIKLADIGHTCLKWKDHAKWTMLVSEEFFSQKKVEELHKNKNRDPLNFPHFGKEENIDEGMIFNYENIYINYINNINNINTYDYSYIKLNFIHHHDFVKSIPSTQVYFFEIIVMPLIKELQSMEKAKKEITQKVLHNLNINLKTWRLIEKNINLFYNTEKMTGTDYYKNLEKQKLLRGIRLLDIAEEDVISLTENFKEEIKQEKS
- a CDS encoding putative RAP protein, producing the protein MNQMENNMTQTEINDELFYEQDYNKDNKNGNDDSHTLDYLKGGNNNYNNNNNNNNSSSNNNVNIDNIHSIYNDSTSNNKMEDLNERKENMQPIKNVDEKCNKNDNCDYNYMNYNHNKEYNIHSNMSSYNHQNRRTKEEYIKDKNIYNNHSDNKNKDNHSQEYSYDDNINNDMHLNDKDNFINNKSHEHIYEHVEKNIKEKENVKEINDDIVMNEELNKKNSEKNNMENDINDNNKINQDDKNRCSDKINQDDKNRCSDKNSSSEWIENEEDIPNVFEVDENLTEEEKQEKLKLIKLITEKLASPLKTASDNKNQNERTENEHENKNEENSLFADDRPIAIEVDGPSHFYANSNRYTTYTKLKHRILTKLGYNVIHISYIDWRKLRNKSEREEFILKKLKEKNDEFLDDEDRTYYNERINMIKDDYVKYMNDKKANTN
- a CDS encoding hypothetical protein (conserved Plasmodium protein, unknown function); the encoded protein is MRRNISILKYHIFYKYALKPTWFKEYRKNEVNVFFLFDSKRNIISGNISENKDTKIKHVEDTTLKSVKKNKNVQEEENDEDVYVLNGKPLYAQKNKKNKDEIKNKVSSLKKIKYLTNTDNLFYARLNESLSKTKKNKTDKKDIIEKKTFNNNDQIIEEIEYKNVKDEHNKEKNISSYIYSNNQNTTCVDNIKSDIYNERTTNSHKNTHKNDNVIINNNNNNKYTENIQLQNTPMFLGKFVNLANNIQINENKLHIEKKHDTLKTNNIYNSKESNEKEVNKINSNKSNNEYNEQSNDSYIEKLPNDNKNIKQDIFEVLKKINNENDKKGMQKFLNNFLLYKNNSPSNILGNFVSFYFCNILSEDLKDLKYSYYDGVKLCVNTFLNSLKELNENQISKMTNIYLEEYFLNIFRILKDNNLNFHFDNLEITNIKLLSVYNILGLIRNINGKRNIQKKKNIKKFLYQYICIDNKDVALLKSKNRIKFLSNIIKNGVTTRMHILVTLSYDLSSYDNSSSNIITKNNIKNTTMELIFENQLENPNFSIQSNETLNLKSSGWYLVDINQILNENLPYE